A DNA window from Onthophagus taurus isolate NC chromosome 1, IU_Otau_3.0, whole genome shotgun sequence contains the following coding sequences:
- the LOC111421693 gene encoding partitioning defective 3 homolog isoform X1, translating into MFDSCQSTNAGPKCAEVAEKIVQIFGWRHTYNVEKLQRNVPDRDTTRISITRPTIEYLKADVSSSKGPDSWVSVHNLQSQGGGILDPDDRLSDVVDDREQILASFEDGDGAHHHGGGDGASGSSVGTGSPDIFHDGDHKYPPYPRTDIEVTGEQIASGGNGALQVRRGSEPALNQLPVGPPPSTDHTKRWSAAPLILEPPNVSYSGEWVEDSREDEEDQGFKRVARDGSNRLSMQFLGEGMGYRWAEAAERAASARSHTSLPRETKRKEPLGQANSTSPVLNADEKSEVIIIRNELGPLGIHVVPDYDKSGKDRGLLVQGIEPGGRIDRDGRLAVYDRIIEINGQNLLNMPFQRVQELFKLSLTSTELRLRVIRNNNSSENIRKPPPPVYPRFPDDKENVLVECEQKRYIPETTNTKVATVSPTKKLPAVQRNLKSLLQANTRKIGRKIEIDLIKGPHGLGFSITTRDNPAGGNCPIYIKNIISKGAAIEDGRLKIGDRLLEVNGVEMTGKSQAEAVAVLRNAPTGSKVTIVVSRQQDVTDMNLPRIIGVDECPEKEEEVGEGRRESNTPPTIPPLPQGHIQNRNTPEKSGVAKIISQFQDNVNPPEKVDESSQFPWKHKEILTFNIPVHDSEKAGLGISVKGKTSGSQDLGIFIKSVINGGAASRDKRLRTNDQLLNVNGVSLLQQTNSDAMETLRKAMCHTEGPVPGNITLTIARRASSPGPNRNTNHPSSENLQSHESDPSLTDHSNASSGSTGTVIFNPNKSPPGKQHQIIQPLSPLHTWNPVLERLTGNKNQQQQLRNESYYRATHDTWNATMFNDHLSPNITTTSLSLPNSEPILIEDEYGTRVLPHQISRTKITLPTTSTTTNIESRNEHEPDGKASLSGSTCDKSTESSSQVACTDATYASQLSLENPAGFSRDAFGRQSMSEKRHATLDAKNTDTYQRSKKMREERDKNKGHETNLVRVGSVESVISVNRSHEHPEYADKLGQLGPSLGMKKSSSLESLQTMVQEIQMKEEGDPAYSFRGPNGALKVLRGRGCEERFRAAVAVDPNHRSEISAKKHWLVDPPVEEREIDGFTNVRGGPRQSSLNAALDAKHKAVKKKPGILKGIGSMFRFGKHRKMEPEVPQHYHQTGEFEEAQKSTEQLNESSNSTQHSQGSDSKSQNERVERVEPLYQKHGFVHHHAEQVQVIPEGSAVPSGRYSNQSTDQNQNRSKGHHHHHHHHRQGSRHGYYSSDERENHYEQVYRRRNEPNFNEYGRPGSRSGITESSVPFTHYVNYNELQSRISRKEQLSESQIVQMRLQVQQQRLKVEEESRKQHQYHSQRQPRDNQLRPISNFYEYESIQTVLNSRTRTTAAPNQAAYHAPPPYQDTNSNNSLPRQQPVQGRNVTRQQYQNNHQHRGPFVTQVTIGEHQQNGTKV; encoded by the exons ATGTTCGATAGTTGTCAATCAACGAATGCCGGTCCGAAATGTGCAGAAGTTGCGGAAAAGATCGTACAAATCTTCGGGTGGAGACACACCTATAACGTGGAGAAATTGCAAAGGAACGTTCCCGATAGAGACACAACTAGAATTTCTATCACTCGCCCCACCATTGAATATCTAAAAGCAGACGTATCTTCTTCAAAG gGCCCGGACTCTTGGGTTTCGGTGCATAATCTCCAATCGCAAGGTGGTGGAATTTTGGATCCAGACGATCGTTTGAGTGATGTTGTGGACGATAGGGAACAAATTTTAGCTAGCTTTGAAGATGGAGATGGGGCACATCATCACGGGGGTGGTGATGGAGCCAGCGGAAGTAGTGTTGGAACTGGGAGTCCCGATATATTCCACGATGGGGATCATAAATACCCTCCATATCCAAGAACTGATATAGAAGTAACTGGTGAACAAATAGCTTCCGGAGGAAATGGTGCTCTTCAAGTTCGGAGAGGTAGTGAACCGGCGTTAAATCAACTTCCAGTTGGTCCACCTCCCTCTACCGATCACACCAAACGGTGGAGTGCGGCTCCGTTAATTTTAGAACCTCCAAATGTAAGTTATAGTGGAGAATGGGTTGAAGATTCACGGGAGGATGAAGAGGATCAAGGATTTAAACGAGTTGCTAGGGATGGAAGTAATAGATTATCCATGCAATTTTTGGGGGAAGGAATGGG aTATAGATGGGCTGAAGCTGCAGAAAGAGCTGCCTCAGCAAGATCGCATACTTCGCTGCCTAGAGAAACCAAAAGAAAAGAACCGTTAGGTCAAGCAAATTCCACTAGTCCAGTTTTAAATGCTGATGAGAA GAGTGAAGTGATTATTATAAGAAATGAACTGGGACCTTTAGGAATTCACGTAGTCCCTGATTACGATAAATCGGGCAAAGATCGCGGATTACTCGTTCAAGGAATCGAACCTGGTGGACGAATAGATAGAGATGGAAGATTAGCTGTTTATGATCGGATCATTGAAATTAACGgccaaaatttattgaatatgcCATTTCAAAG ggtGCAAGAATTATTTAAGTTATCTCTGACCTCAACAGAGTTGAGATTAAGGGTGATACGAAACAATAATTCCTCAGAAAACATTCGAAAACCTCCTCCTCCTGTTTACCCAAGGTTTCCAGATGACAAAGAAAACGTGTTGGTTGAGTGCGAACAGAAAC GTTACATTCCAGAGACTACAAACACCAAAGTAGCAACTGTTTCGCCTACAAAGAAGCTTCCTGCTGttcaaagaaatttaaaatctttgcTTCAAGCAAACACTAGAAAAATTGgtagaaaaattgaaatcgatttaattaaagGTCCACATGGATTAGGTTTTAGTATAACAACGCGAGATAATCCCGCTGGTGGGAATTGTcctatttatataaaaaatattatttcaaag ggTGCAGCTATTGAAGACGGTCGATTAAAAATCGGCGATCGTTTATTAGAAGTAAACGGCGTCGAAATGACCGGAAAAAGTCAAGCGGAAGCTGTGGCAGTTTTAAGAAACGCACCAACAGGAAGTAAAGTAACAATCGTAGTATCAAGACAACAAGACGTAACAGACATGAATTTACCCCGAATTATT GGTGTAGATGAGTGTCCTGAAAAAGAAGAGGAGGTTGGTGAGGGAAGAAGGGAAAGTAACACGCCCCCTACAATCCCTCCGTTGCCTCAGGGTCACATACAAAATCGCAACACCCCAGAGAAATCGGGGGTTGccaaaatcatatctcaatttCAAGATAATGTGAAT CCGCCAGAGAAAGTGGACGAAAGTTCGCAATTTCCTTGGAAAcacaaagaaattttaactttcaacattCCCGTTCATGATTCTGAAAAAGCTGGATTAGGAATAAGTGTGAAGGGAAAAACAAGTGGCTCCCAAGATTtaggtatttttattaaaagtgtcATTAATGGTGGAGCCGCGTCTAGGGATAAAAGACTGAGGACAAACGATCAATTGCTTAACGTAAATGGGGTTTCTTTGTTGCAACAAACTAACAGCGATGCAATGGAAACTTTACGAAAAGCGATGTGTCATACGGAAGGACCCGTTCCTGGTAATATTACTTTAACTATAGCTAGAAGAGCTTCATCACCTGGACCTAATCGCAATACAAATCATCCATCAAGCGAAAATTTACAATCGCACGAAAGCGATCCTTCATTAACTGATCATTCTAATGCGAGTTCAGGTTCGACTGGTACGGTTATTTTTAATCCTAATAAATCACCTCCAGGGAAACAACATCAAATTATTCAACCGCTTAGTCCTTTGCATACTTGGAATCCCGTTTTGGAGAGATTAACTGGAAATAAAAACCAACAACAACAACTTAGAAATGAAAGTTATTATAGGGCCACACATGATACATGGAATGCAACTATGTTTAATGATCATCTTTCACCCAACATTACAACTACTTCGCTTAGTTTACCGAATTCTGAACCGATTTTAATTGAAGATGAATATGGAACTAGGGTTTTACCTCATCAAATATCaag aacaaaaattacattacCCACTACAAGCACAACAACTAACATTGAAAGCCGAAATGAACATGAACCTGATGGAAAAGCTAGTTTATCTGGATCAACTTGCGATAAAAGTACTGAATCTTCATCACAAGTAGCTTGTACTGATGCAACTTATGCGAGTCAATTATCGTTAGAAAATCCGGCTGGTTTTTCAAGAGACGCTTTTGGTAGGCAAAGCATGTCAGAGAAAAGACACGCAACTTTAGACGCTAAAAACACCGATACTTATCAAAGAAGTAAGAAGATGCGGGAAGAAAGGGACAAAAATAAAGGACATGAAA CAAATTTAGTAAGAGTCGGATCCGTGGAATCTGTAATAAGCGTCAACAGATCACATGAACACCCCGAAT ACGCTGATAAATTGGGACAATTAGGCCCATCACTTGGAAtgaaaaaatcatcaagtttAGAATCGTTACAAACGATGGTTCAAGAAATTCAAATGAAAGAAGAAGGAGATCCAGCTTATAGCTTTAGAGGTCCTAATGGTGCTTTAAAAGTTCTTAGAGGTCGTGGATGTGAAGAAAGGTTCAGAGCCGCCGTTGCAGTTGATCCAAATCATCGTAGTGAAATAt CTGCGAAAAAACATTGGTTAGTTGATCCACCGGTTGAGGAACGTGAAATCGATGGATTTACTAACGTAAGAGGAGGTCCAAGACAATCTTCATTAAACGCTGCTCTCGACGCAAAACATAAAGCGGTGAAAAAGAAGCCTGGTATTCTGAAAGGAATTGGTTCGATGTTTCGTTTCGGAAAACATCGAAAAATGGAACCGGAAGTTCCCCAGCATTATCATCAAACCGGGGAATTTGAGGAGGCGCAAAAATCCACGGAGCAATTAAACGAATCTTCGAATTCCACACAACATTCGCAAGGGAGTGATAGTAAAAGTCAAAATGAGAGAGTTGAACGTGTTGAACCTTTATATCAAAAACATGGGTTTGTTCATCATCATGCAGAACAAGTACAg GTAATTCCTGAAGGTTCTGCCGTCCCATCTGGAAGATATAGCAACCAATCTACagatcaaaatcaaaatcgtTCGAAAGGACATCACCACcaccatcatcatcatcgtcAAGGATCGAGACATGGTTACTATTCTTCAGATGAAAGGGAGAATCACTACGAGCAGGTATACCGAAGA AGAAATGAACCCAATTTCAACGAATATGGCAGACCAGGAAGTAGATCAGGAATAACGGAATCCTCAGTACCTTTCACGCATTACGTTAATTACAATGAGCTACAAAGCAGGATAAG CCGAAAAGAACAGTTATCTGAAAGTCAAATTGTGCAGATGCGCCTTCAGGTGCAACAGCAGAGGTTAAAGGTGGAGGAAGAAAG tcGGAAACAACATCAATATCATTCGCAAAGACAACCAAGGGATAATCAACTAAGACCTATATCGAATTTTTACGAATACGAGAGTATTCAAACGGTGCTAAATTCTCGAACTAGGACAACGGCGGCTCCGAATCAAGCCGCTTATCATGCTCCACCTCCTTACCAGGACACGAATTCGAATAATTCATTGCCGCGACAGCAACCCGTGCAAGGTAGAAACGTAACGAGGCAGCAATATCAAAATAACCACCAACATCGGGGACCCTTTGTAACGCAAGTTACTATTGGGGAACATCAACAAAACGGAACTAAAGTATAA
- the LOC111421693 gene encoding partitioning defective 3 homolog isoform X5: MKVTVCFANVRVVVPCGDGNLLVKDLIREATLRYKKATGKGPDSWVSVHNLQSQGGGILDPDDRLSDVVDDREQILASFEDGDGAHHHGGGDGASGSSVGTGSPDIFHDGDHKYPPYPRTDIEVTGEQIASGGNGALQVRRGSEPALNQLPVGPPPSTDHTKRWSAAPLILEPPNVSYSGEWVEDSREDEEDQGFKRVARDGSNRLSMQFLGEGMGYRWAEAAERAASARSHTSLPRETKRKEPLGQANSTSPVLNADEKSEVIIIRNELGPLGIHVVPDYDKSGKDRGLLVQGIEPGGRIDRDGRLAVYDRIIEINGQNLLNMPFQRVQELFKLSLTSTELRLRVIRNNNSSENIRKPPPPVYPRFPDDKENVLVECEQKRYIPETTNTKVATVSPTKKLPAVQRNLKSLLQANTRKIGRKIEIDLIKGPHGLGFSITTRDNPAGGNCPIYIKNIISKGAAIEDGRLKIGDRLLEVNGVEMTGKSQAEAVAVLRNAPTGSKVTIVVSRQQDVTDMNLPRIIGVDECPEKEEEVGEGRRESNTPPTIPPLPQGHIQNRNTPEKSGVAKIISQFQDNVNPPEKVDESSQFPWKHKEILTFNIPVHDSEKAGLGISVKGKTSGSQDLGIFIKSVINGGAASRDKRLRTNDQLLNVNGVSLLQQTNSDAMETLRKAMCHTEGPVPGNITLTIARRASSPGPNRNTNHPSSENLQSHESDPSLTDHSNASSGSTGTVIFNPNKSPPGKQHQIIQPLSPLHTWNPVLERLTGNKNQQQQLRNESYYRATHDTWNATMFNDHLSPNITTTSLSLPNSEPILIEDEYGTRVLPHQISRTKITLPTTSTTTNIESRNEHEPDGKASLSGSTCDKSTESSSQVACTDATYASQLSLENPAGFSRDAFGRQSMSEKRHATLDAKNTDTYQRSKKMREERDKNKGHETNLVRVGSVESVISVNRSHEHPEYADKLGQLGPSLGMKKSSSLESLQTMVQEIQMKEEGDPAYSFRGPNGALKVLRGRGCEERFRAAVAVDPNHRSEISAKKHWLVDPPVEEREIDGFTNVRGGPRQSSLNAALDAKHKAVKKKPGILKGIGSMFRFGKHRKMEPEVPQHYHQTGEFEEAQKSTEQLNESSNSTQHSQGSDSKSQNERVERVEPLYQKHGFVHHHAEQVQVIPEGSAVPSGRYSNQSTDQNQNRSKGHHHHHHHHRQGSRHGYYSSDERENHYEQVYRRRNEPNFNEYGRPGSRSGITESSVPFTHYVNYNELQSRISRKEQLSESQIVQMRLQVQQQRLKVEEESRKQHQYHSQRQPRDNQLRPISNFYEYESIQTVLNSRTRTTAAPNQAAYHAPPPYQDTNSNNSLPRQQPVQGRNVTRQQYQNNHQHRGPFVTQVTIGEHQQNGTKV, encoded by the exons gGCCCGGACTCTTGGGTTTCGGTGCATAATCTCCAATCGCAAGGTGGTGGAATTTTGGATCCAGACGATCGTTTGAGTGATGTTGTGGACGATAGGGAACAAATTTTAGCTAGCTTTGAAGATGGAGATGGGGCACATCATCACGGGGGTGGTGATGGAGCCAGCGGAAGTAGTGTTGGAACTGGGAGTCCCGATATATTCCACGATGGGGATCATAAATACCCTCCATATCCAAGAACTGATATAGAAGTAACTGGTGAACAAATAGCTTCCGGAGGAAATGGTGCTCTTCAAGTTCGGAGAGGTAGTGAACCGGCGTTAAATCAACTTCCAGTTGGTCCACCTCCCTCTACCGATCACACCAAACGGTGGAGTGCGGCTCCGTTAATTTTAGAACCTCCAAATGTAAGTTATAGTGGAGAATGGGTTGAAGATTCACGGGAGGATGAAGAGGATCAAGGATTTAAACGAGTTGCTAGGGATGGAAGTAATAGATTATCCATGCAATTTTTGGGGGAAGGAATGGG aTATAGATGGGCTGAAGCTGCAGAAAGAGCTGCCTCAGCAAGATCGCATACTTCGCTGCCTAGAGAAACCAAAAGAAAAGAACCGTTAGGTCAAGCAAATTCCACTAGTCCAGTTTTAAATGCTGATGAGAA GAGTGAAGTGATTATTATAAGAAATGAACTGGGACCTTTAGGAATTCACGTAGTCCCTGATTACGATAAATCGGGCAAAGATCGCGGATTACTCGTTCAAGGAATCGAACCTGGTGGACGAATAGATAGAGATGGAAGATTAGCTGTTTATGATCGGATCATTGAAATTAACGgccaaaatttattgaatatgcCATTTCAAAG ggtGCAAGAATTATTTAAGTTATCTCTGACCTCAACAGAGTTGAGATTAAGGGTGATACGAAACAATAATTCCTCAGAAAACATTCGAAAACCTCCTCCTCCTGTTTACCCAAGGTTTCCAGATGACAAAGAAAACGTGTTGGTTGAGTGCGAACAGAAAC GTTACATTCCAGAGACTACAAACACCAAAGTAGCAACTGTTTCGCCTACAAAGAAGCTTCCTGCTGttcaaagaaatttaaaatctttgcTTCAAGCAAACACTAGAAAAATTGgtagaaaaattgaaatcgatttaattaaagGTCCACATGGATTAGGTTTTAGTATAACAACGCGAGATAATCCCGCTGGTGGGAATTGTcctatttatataaaaaatattatttcaaag ggTGCAGCTATTGAAGACGGTCGATTAAAAATCGGCGATCGTTTATTAGAAGTAAACGGCGTCGAAATGACCGGAAAAAGTCAAGCGGAAGCTGTGGCAGTTTTAAGAAACGCACCAACAGGAAGTAAAGTAACAATCGTAGTATCAAGACAACAAGACGTAACAGACATGAATTTACCCCGAATTATT GGTGTAGATGAGTGTCCTGAAAAAGAAGAGGAGGTTGGTGAGGGAAGAAGGGAAAGTAACACGCCCCCTACAATCCCTCCGTTGCCTCAGGGTCACATACAAAATCGCAACACCCCAGAGAAATCGGGGGTTGccaaaatcatatctcaatttCAAGATAATGTGAAT CCGCCAGAGAAAGTGGACGAAAGTTCGCAATTTCCTTGGAAAcacaaagaaattttaactttcaacattCCCGTTCATGATTCTGAAAAAGCTGGATTAGGAATAAGTGTGAAGGGAAAAACAAGTGGCTCCCAAGATTtaggtatttttattaaaagtgtcATTAATGGTGGAGCCGCGTCTAGGGATAAAAGACTGAGGACAAACGATCAATTGCTTAACGTAAATGGGGTTTCTTTGTTGCAACAAACTAACAGCGATGCAATGGAAACTTTACGAAAAGCGATGTGTCATACGGAAGGACCCGTTCCTGGTAATATTACTTTAACTATAGCTAGAAGAGCTTCATCACCTGGACCTAATCGCAATACAAATCATCCATCAAGCGAAAATTTACAATCGCACGAAAGCGATCCTTCATTAACTGATCATTCTAATGCGAGTTCAGGTTCGACTGGTACGGTTATTTTTAATCCTAATAAATCACCTCCAGGGAAACAACATCAAATTATTCAACCGCTTAGTCCTTTGCATACTTGGAATCCCGTTTTGGAGAGATTAACTGGAAATAAAAACCAACAACAACAACTTAGAAATGAAAGTTATTATAGGGCCACACATGATACATGGAATGCAACTATGTTTAATGATCATCTTTCACCCAACATTACAACTACTTCGCTTAGTTTACCGAATTCTGAACCGATTTTAATTGAAGATGAATATGGAACTAGGGTTTTACCTCATCAAATATCaag aacaaaaattacattacCCACTACAAGCACAACAACTAACATTGAAAGCCGAAATGAACATGAACCTGATGGAAAAGCTAGTTTATCTGGATCAACTTGCGATAAAAGTACTGAATCTTCATCACAAGTAGCTTGTACTGATGCAACTTATGCGAGTCAATTATCGTTAGAAAATCCGGCTGGTTTTTCAAGAGACGCTTTTGGTAGGCAAAGCATGTCAGAGAAAAGACACGCAACTTTAGACGCTAAAAACACCGATACTTATCAAAGAAGTAAGAAGATGCGGGAAGAAAGGGACAAAAATAAAGGACATGAAA CAAATTTAGTAAGAGTCGGATCCGTGGAATCTGTAATAAGCGTCAACAGATCACATGAACACCCCGAAT ACGCTGATAAATTGGGACAATTAGGCCCATCACTTGGAAtgaaaaaatcatcaagtttAGAATCGTTACAAACGATGGTTCAAGAAATTCAAATGAAAGAAGAAGGAGATCCAGCTTATAGCTTTAGAGGTCCTAATGGTGCTTTAAAAGTTCTTAGAGGTCGTGGATGTGAAGAAAGGTTCAGAGCCGCCGTTGCAGTTGATCCAAATCATCGTAGTGAAATAt CTGCGAAAAAACATTGGTTAGTTGATCCACCGGTTGAGGAACGTGAAATCGATGGATTTACTAACGTAAGAGGAGGTCCAAGACAATCTTCATTAAACGCTGCTCTCGACGCAAAACATAAAGCGGTGAAAAAGAAGCCTGGTATTCTGAAAGGAATTGGTTCGATGTTTCGTTTCGGAAAACATCGAAAAATGGAACCGGAAGTTCCCCAGCATTATCATCAAACCGGGGAATTTGAGGAGGCGCAAAAATCCACGGAGCAATTAAACGAATCTTCGAATTCCACACAACATTCGCAAGGGAGTGATAGTAAAAGTCAAAATGAGAGAGTTGAACGTGTTGAACCTTTATATCAAAAACATGGGTTTGTTCATCATCATGCAGAACAAGTACAg GTAATTCCTGAAGGTTCTGCCGTCCCATCTGGAAGATATAGCAACCAATCTACagatcaaaatcaaaatcgtTCGAAAGGACATCACCACcaccatcatcatcatcgtcAAGGATCGAGACATGGTTACTATTCTTCAGATGAAAGGGAGAATCACTACGAGCAGGTATACCGAAGA AGAAATGAACCCAATTTCAACGAATATGGCAGACCAGGAAGTAGATCAGGAATAACGGAATCCTCAGTACCTTTCACGCATTACGTTAATTACAATGAGCTACAAAGCAGGATAAG CCGAAAAGAACAGTTATCTGAAAGTCAAATTGTGCAGATGCGCCTTCAGGTGCAACAGCAGAGGTTAAAGGTGGAGGAAGAAAG tcGGAAACAACATCAATATCATTCGCAAAGACAACCAAGGGATAATCAACTAAGACCTATATCGAATTTTTACGAATACGAGAGTATTCAAACGGTGCTAAATTCTCGAACTAGGACAACGGCGGCTCCGAATCAAGCCGCTTATCATGCTCCACCTCCTTACCAGGACACGAATTCGAATAATTCATTGCCGCGACAGCAACCCGTGCAAGGTAGAAACGTAACGAGGCAGCAATATCAAAATAACCACCAACATCGGGGACCCTTTGTAACGCAAGTTACTATTGGGGAACATCAACAAAACGGAACTAAAGTATAA